CATAATGAATTGTTAAGCCAGATGGCATTTATGGACAGTGTTCTGAAAGGTTATGtcctttaatttacatttttggcatttagcagatgctttaatccaaagtgacttacagtacagtatattgtctaagcaattgagggttaaggttcttgctcaagggtccaacagtggcaacctggcagtggtggggcttaaaccagtgacattTCAATTACttgctaggctacaattgcctTGACTCTAACAACGCTCTTGACTATCAAGGGTCCTACCACATGGAACCACTACCTTCGCTATGGATGTATAATATGAGCTAAAAATAGTGTTTGCCTTGTCCTCTATTCCAGTTCATGTCAGCTTGTTGGCTtgtgttgcctcacagcaagaaggtcctgagtttgattcccagatggggtggtcacagtccaaaggcatgttAGTTAAGGTAAACTTAACTAACAGACATTAGAACGAAACGTTACGTTAACATAAGGCACACCTTTGAGATTCTCTAccagtttgatgtgtcacacaACTAGCTTCCCATGTGAAAAACTGAAAAATTGATTGAAACAACCCTAGCCATAGGGAGGTGTACTTGTCattgcactctcagtgctggtcccaagcccagataaaaaaagGAGGGAAGGACATCctgcgtaaaaactgtgccaagtctggggACCAGATCCACGCTGGTAATTCCTTAGTATGAGAGCAGCCGAAGGAGTATTTAATAACCAGTAAAATCTACTTAAATCTACTAGCAGCCCCATCAAACATTGTTCATAACTAGAAAATACTGTTGTTCATAAATTGCAATACTACTTTATTTAGGTAatctttaatttacattttcagcatttagttgatgcttttatccaaagcgacttacagttctgactgaatacagtttgaacaattgagggttaggggccttgctcaggggcccaacaatgacaacctggcagaagtgagacttgaacctgcaaccttctggttactagtccagtacctcaactgcTGAGCTTCTGCTGTCCCTGCTGTCTTAAATGACCTCATTTTGGTTAATGGTAATTTCAGtaactttttattgtttattttttgctaAACTTACACTTCTGAAAACTAACCAAACTAAACAAAATTTTGTCTCTAACCTCTGTCATGCCCTACAAAGCCATGCTTTAAAACACACATACCGTCACtgttggggacagtggtagcctagtgagtagggctttgggctatcaactgaaaggttgagagtttgaatcccagctttgccttgcagccactgttgggcccctgagcaggcccttaaccctctttgctccagAGGCTGACCCTGCGTTTTGCCATGTTTACAAAGTTTgagttgtattttttaaataagtttAAAAACATCAAACCCTAATACTTCCTCACCCATTACCTACAGGTGGAATGATGCCTTTTTTATATAACTGACACATAGACTGAAGGTCTATGCTAAAGGACTGTGCTGCTGTTATTGTTAGACAATTTTTATGGTCAGACTCTTGACATTGTGTGCCTGTTTATAGAGCAATACAGgatgtccctaaagtctggccACATAGGCAAACTGCATATTTTCAATaaatttcaatacatttttttaacaacattttattttagtagggcagttgtaacctagaggttagggtactggactattaatcgatagttcgctggttcaagccccaccactgccaggttaccactgttgggcccttgggcaagacccttaaccctcagttgcttagacaatatactgtcacagtactgtaagtggctttgaataaaagtgtctgctaaatgccgaaaatgtaaatttatttcattatattaatattaagtaattaataatgtgttttccactatttgtgatgtactgtatgtgtgtgtattttagtaaacacatagttagttatagttagtaatatttcctatgtgtccagactttagggacaccctgtactgTACAATGCACACACCCAAATTATATCGAATTAAATGAAAAGTCTGACTCTATAAGAAGTTGTTAGCTTTGAGGACTACATATTTGACTTAAATGGACTCAGAATTTCAAAATCCTCTGTAAGTATATGCACACTTACCCTCTTTCTTTAAACAAGTGTAGTGAGTTAGACACAAATTACCCTTATTTTGCTAGTGGACCAGATCTAGATCCATATGGTAAATTTCCGAGTAATAAAGAGACTAACTGAGACCAGGATCTAAAGGGcaacataaataaatggattTTAATTGTGCTTTAGAATAAATTCGCAGATTTGGAAttatcaattaataaaaatgcaaaataataaaaatataaattaaattagaaaattaaataagaaatataaagTAAACATTTGTATATTACATCAATTTAAATCTAAGTTGAAGTGTGTGTTGTTGACATCTAAATCTAAGCTAACAACCAGAAATAAGGACAGACCTTGACCTGTCATCATTCCTGAATAACTTTGCATTGCAGCAGGGTGCATTAGGGAATACCATTGCCATGATTGGCTGTACTTGGTCTGTAGCAGTTCTAAGATTGGTGATAACATTTACATGAATGCCAGGACCAAGGTTTCCAAACAGTACATTGCTTTGAGCAACATGCTGCATCTTACCTCCTGtccatcctggtgccatctcctCCACAGACAAGCAACACATTTTGTTAAGGAAAATGTCATTATTCGGACAAGGCCATCCttctttcatttcattcatgGTCCAGTATTGATGTTCACATAGCCGTTATAGACGCTTTTGTCAGTGGACAAGGGTCAGAATGAGCAGTCTGATCCTCTGTAGAtacacagccccatacacaacaaactgacaCCAATTATATTCAGCATTAGCTTTTCAGCAATTTGTGATACAGTAGCACTTCCCATGTGCATCACTGAGCTATGGGCACCCTGGTTTACAGGTTGTTCTTGGACCATTTGCAATTGTAAAACCCTGCAAGacctgctgttttggagatgctctgacccaatcATCTTGCCACCTCTCAGTTTGGTCCTTGGCCCCATTTTTTTTAAGAATGCCTAAAAACCCAACCCTTGACAGGTGCCATTGTAATGAGATAAtcaatcaatattatttacttcacctgtcagtggttttaatattgtggctgatcggtgtatgtatatggAACACTCATCTGGTATGTCCATTTACTGACTATTGTATGAGCTACCACTACCATACAGATTAACTTAGGGACCCCCACTGATGGGtttttattctcagcactgcaaagaCACTAAAATGGTAATCACATGATCACAAGTCTGTGTTGTGCTTGtgtaagtgtagcaggtgcagcagtgttgatgGGATTTTTAAAAGCTGCAGTGCCAATGCTCCAATCACATTGTCCTGTGATCAGAATGTGTCCACTGATAGACTTTAAAAGGACCAAAGGAAGATGAACTTACACTGTGTATGAAGTAACTACACCTACAATGAGTGCTAACTGGATATATGTTTCTATTAATAAAGATGCCAGTAAGTTTGAAGAGTaattaaaaatgcaacaacacTGGTGCACATGATACACTCAAACCAGAACAaatacacactaccatgtcaataCACAGTGGTGTCATTGTATGTTGAGAATGGTTTACCACCCTAACATCATCCAGTTGATGATCCTATTGAAGTCCTTTGGGGATAACTTTAATTAATAATGGTGCACAGGGGCATGACAAAACATATAGATTGACAGAGGGGCtccattcagtaattgtatttccAAACGGCtcaataaatgtatatacaagATAGATGTACCTAAGTGCAGTTATGCTTTAGGTATTTGGTGCCAGATTACAAATTGTATGTGCTTTGCAgtagtaatataatatattacctTATACAGAACTTAACTGTATAATTCACTTCAAAGCTAAATTTTAATGATTCCATTACCCCCCTTAGGATTTATCAGGGTTATCAAATAAACAGCCCTAATAGAGTTCCATATGTTCATGCGAAACAATAATGACAACCCATAGAGGAGGggaaattacttttaattaattcaGCTAACTACAAAATATTGACCACTTCACAGACTGACAGGATACAGAGGGAGTTTTTAATATTACATGCATTGAGGACATCCATCTCACAGTTTAACCTATGTGTCATTCAGATAAGGTATTTATTTGTCTTCTTATATTCAACATCTCAGCAATTTGGTGTGCATAGCTCTAAGTACAGAAGCAACAAAAAATCTCCGGTAATATTTTTGTTATGGattattcagattttttttaaccaataaCAAACCACACTGGGAAAGTAAACTAACAGGGTACAGTCTTCTTATAAAAGTAAGATCTCTCAGAAATATGCATCTTTGCTTTACAttgcaaatgtttatttacttaatttttcAGAGCATCCAAAACCTATGATACAGTAAACAACTAGTCCCCACCATTCCCCACTTCAGTCATATCTTCAACAAACTGCATAATCATTTAGAAAACAGGTCATTTTTAAGAATCACAACTTTTCTCATCTCCATTACAGTTCCGTTTAAGGTCATTTTGCATTATGTTAcaacaatgatcacagtctgtaAATATATATTGACAGAGAGCACTATTGCAAACTTGCAGGAATATGGATCGTTCAACTGTGTCCTAATACTGAGCATGCGtttgtcaattttttttttgctactgccatgatttttttttcatatttttaaaacacattttatttataagactCTAAAATCTAACATTTGTCATGCATAATGCACAATTCACACCACTTGGAATGCAATGTCTAGTACAGCTACAGTTGCACATTGTCTAAACAGTAACTGATTATGTTCGTGATAAGGAAAATGAACCAAGGACAGATATTGTAAGTGCTTTTGTATTGGCATCAAAGTTAAACAATTACTTTTCTTTTACCCATTCTTCAGTTGTCATGACAACATCAAAATAAGGAGCATGACAGTAGCCTAATGAAATGACAGAATTACCAAGACGATACTGAGATACCAAAAAGGAAAGACGGTTTGTATAGCATTCCTAATATATATTTcatccaatatatatatatatatatatatatatatatatatatatatatatatatatatatatatatatatatatatatataagctatTTTTGTGTATACATATATGCACATACATAAATATGTGATAAAGAGAATTAAAACTTCACAAGTGAGCCAGAGCCAGCACTATATACAACCTTTGGAAAGAATGGTACGGAGTATAAGAAATAATTTACGAGGACAGTCATTGTAAAAGCCGACAGACAGCACACAGAACAACATTTACAATGTGGGGGCCAGGGTgatatgtgcatgtgtgcaaacCTAGAAGGTAAATACCAGGATAAAAGCATGTTTGCGCCTTTTGTCAAACCGCTCTGTTACAAGCAGGTGGTTCAGATGCTTAACCACTGCCAAGCATCTTTGTGGCCCTCTGGTTAGCCTCATCGATCCTGGTCTTGTTGGATTCAGCCTGGTAGACAAAAAGAGCAACAATAAAAAtcatgtttgtttaattcttaatgccatgtcagctgctatggctattatcatggctgaataatAGATTAATTCTTTAAACATCAAAATAGGGGGTCAATTTGCTTTCTTCACTTGTGTGTATAGTGGTTAGAGTGTTTGTGGGACTATGAGGGTGTAGAGTTTAATAGCTTTTTCATAACTTTTAGTGCTAGGGCCAGTTTTCTAGTAGTGTGCCATACACACACTACCTCATGATGCATTAGTCGAATATTACAAGTATTGTATCTTAGTGTACTGGATTctgaaacacaatgttttaaaatagcAGCTCATCCATGACCTAGCATCTGTGTGAACTCACAACGTAGAGTTTTTGTTACTTTTTGTAGTTGTACTTTTGAGGCATTTAACAACCATCCATGTTGGTCAGTAAGTTTCTATTTACACcaaataggcataacattatgaccaccttcctaatactgtgttggtcccccttttgctgccaaaacagccctgacccatcgaggcatggactccactagacgctaaaggtgtgctgtggtatctggcgccaagatgttagcagcagatcctttaactcctgtaagttgcgaggtggggcctctatggatcagacttgtttgtccagcacaacCCACAGATtctcgactggattgagatctgaggaatttggaggccaatcAACACCtgactcgttgttgtgctcctcaaaccattcctgaagcatttttgctttgtggcagggtgtattatcctgctgaaagaggccacagccatcagggaataccataggatgtacatggtctgcaacaatgcttaggtaggtggtacgtgtcaaagtaacatccacatggatggcaggacccaaggtttcccagcagaacattgcccaaagcatcacactgcctccggcagcttgccttcttcccatagtgcattctggtgccatgtgttccccaggtaagcaatgcAAACGCACCTGGCCATCAATGTaatataaaagaaaacgtgattcatcagaccaggccaccttcttccattgctccctggtccagttctgatgttcACGAGCCCATTGTTGCCgttttggcggtggacaggggtcagcatgggcaccctgactggtctgcggctatgtagCCCcacacgcaacaaactgcgaagcactgtgtattcggacacctttctatcagaaccagcattaacttctttagcagtagcttgtctgttggatcggaccacacgggccagccttcactcccgacatgcattaatgagccttggcagcccatgaccctgtcgctggtttaccactgttccttccttggaccgcttttaatagatactgaccactgcagactggtatcaccccacaagagctgcagttttggagatgctctgacccagtcgtctagccatcacaatttggcccttgtcaaactcgctcaaatccttacgcttgcccatttttcctgcttctaacacatcaactctgaggataaaatgttcacttgctgcctaatatatcccatccactaacaggtgccgtgataaagagataatcggTGTTATTCAATTCAcctgttatgcctggtcggtgtgtgACCACTGTATCATTTGACCAATTCTGCTTATCAGTATTTGAAATACACTACCATGACTTTAGACTGTTTCTCAGTTTTTGCCATTCAATTAAAAGTCATTATTTTTAATACCatctatttaaaacattaagtctTATGATGTATGTCTTTTTTGTATTTCACACAAGGGAACAGAGAACTGTTATTAGAAGTGTGCAAGTTTCTTTTCTCTAAAAACCCCTTTTGGACAAAAATAATTACCTTGTCCATGATCCTGTCGATTTGGCGATTCTGGGTGTCAATCTCATTACCCATGTCAAGGGCCATGTGGCGCAAGTTACCAATGATGCCTCCCACCTGTTCCAGGTTCTCATCCATCTCATTTTCCCGGGCATCATCTGTTACCCTGCACAGAAtcacacaaatataataaaaatgaaacactgttttgtgcaaacacacactttattaGAACCTGAATTATACTTATGAATTATACTCCTGTTTAAGCATCACAGATGTCTTAACCATCCCTACTTAAACCAAATCTCTGATTTTCTACAGTTCCCATCCTAGATCACTAAGGTACCCCTTACCTGCGGATGAAACCTCCGCTGATGGCCATCTGTTCTCGCTCGTCCACTATGCGGGCGGGCTGGCTGTTCACCACGCCATCCTGGTTGTTGCCCCAGGCCTTGCTGCCTCCGCTCTTCATTCTGTTTATGAGTCAAGAAGAGTATGAGTGCCGAGGGGGCTGGAAAGCCACAGTATGAGCAGTTT
The sequence above is drawn from the Trichomycterus rosablanca isolate fTriRos1 chromosome 9, fTriRos1.hap1, whole genome shotgun sequence genome and encodes:
- the snap25a gene encoding synaptosomal-associated protein 25-A, which gives rise to MADDADMRNELSDMQQRADQLADESLESTRRMLQLVEESKDAGIRTLVMLDEQGEQLERIEEGMDQINKDMKDAEKNLNDLGKFCGLCSCPCNKMKSGGSKAWGNNQDGVVNSQPARIVDEREQMAISGGFIRRVTDDARENEMDENLEQVGGIIGNLRHMALDMGNEIDTQNRQIDRIMDKAESNKTRIDEANQRATKMLGSG